One window of the Eucalyptus grandis isolate ANBG69807.140 chromosome 6, ASM1654582v1, whole genome shotgun sequence genome contains the following:
- the LOC104451903 gene encoding annexin D2-like: MTCDLQNSFPLYDFHQIFVVLCLLEASERDALLAHRAILKGDNDVLIELVCTRSPRQLCLAKDAYQALYKKSVKEDIAQARARICHELLLPLTSPYHYSGLKVDEHEAQKDAPMLHEKTSEKDYSNRDVRWFLATRSKARLKATLDHYRCAYGNDIYKDLEADPTNQFLHIQRNTIECLTCPEKYFRKVLHVAIM; this comes from the exons ATGACGTGTGATCTTCAAAATTCTTTCCCTCTCTAtgatttccatcaaatttttgtGGTCTTGTGTTTGCTTGAGGCTTCTGAACGCGATGCGCTCTTGGCACATAGAGCAATCCTAAAGGGGGATAATGATGTTCTCATAGAGCTAGTTTGCACAAGGTCTCCCCGGCAGTTGTGTTTGGCAAAAGATGCATATCAGGCTCTATACAAGAAGTCAGTCAAAGAGGACATTGCTCAAGCCAGGGCTAGGATATGTCATGAG CTGTTGTTACCTCTCACCAGCCCATATCATTATTCTGGGCTGAAAGTGGACGAACATGAGGCACAAAAAGATGCTCCGATGCTCCATGAGAAGACCTCGGAGAAGGATTATAGCAACAGGGATGTGAGATGGTTTTTGGCCACTAGGAGCAAAGCACGGCTCAAGGCTACACTTGATCATTACAGATGTGCTTATGGAAATGATATCTACAAG GATCTGGAAGCTGATCCAACTAATCAGTTCCTTCATATACAGAGAAATACAATCGAGTGCCTGACTTGCCCCGAGAAGTATTTTAGGAAGGTTCTTCATGTGGCCatcatgtaa
- the LOC104449378 gene encoding uncharacterized protein LOC104449378 — protein MERNTPVRKPHTSTSDLLTWSETPPPHDSVAPGSASSRSNARSHQPSDGISKVVFGGQVTDEEAEDLNKRKPCSGYKMKEITGSGIFAANGEDDSLQPGSANPASNNKTGIRMYQQALAGISHISFAEEESVSPKKPTTLPEVAKQRELSGTLESESDMKLKKQISDAKCKELSGHDIFAPPPEILPRPLAARALDTNQDMGEPAPRHVRTSVKVSNPAGGQSSITSNEDPVMKTAKKIYDKKFSELSGNNVFKGDAPPTSAEKSLSSAKMREISGNDIFADGKAESRDYFGGVRKPPGGESSIALV, from the exons atggagaggaaCACGCCGGTGAGGAAGCCTCACACTTCGACTTCAGATCTGCTCACGTGGTCCGAGACTCCTCCTCCCCACGATTCGGTCGCGCCCGGCTCGGCTTCTTCTCGCTCCAATGCTCGGTCTCACCAG CCTTCGGATGGGATCAGCAAGGTGGTGTTTGGAGGTCAAGTGACTGATGAGGAAGCTGAGGATTTGAACAAAAG GAAACCTTGTTCTGGCTACAAGATGAAAGAAATTACTGGTAGTGGGATTTTTGCTGCCAATGGGGAGGATGATTCACTACAACCTGGAAGTGCTAACCCTGCTTCAAATAACAAAACTGGAATAAGGATGTACCAG CAAGCCCTTGCTGGCATCAGTCACATCTCGTTTGCTGAAGAAGAAAGCGTTTCTCCCAAGAAGCCTACCACTCTTCCTGAGGTTGCAAAGCAGCGAGAACTGAGTGGAACGTTGGAAAGCGAGTCCGACATGAAGTTAAAAAAGCAAATATCTGATGCCAAGTGCAAGGAATTGAGTGGACATGATATTTTTGCTCCTCCTCCAGAAATTTTGCCAAGGCCACTGGCTGCACGGGCATTGGACACGAATCAAGACATGGGAGAACCTGCACCGCGTCATGTCCGGACTtctgttaaagtctctaat CCTGCTGGAGGTCAGAGCAGTATTACCTCCAATGAGGATCCTGTGATGAAAACTGCCAAGAAAATCTATGACAAGAAATTCTCCGAGCTATCTGGAAACAACGTCTTCAAGGGTGATGCGCCTCCTACGTCTGCGGAGAAATCACTGAGCTCAGCTAAAATGAGAGAGATTAGTGGCAACGACATCTTTGCCGATGGAAAGGCAGAGTCTAGAGACTACTTCGGTGGCGTTCGCAAGCCTCCAGGTGGCGAGAGCAGCATTGCGTTGGTGTAA